Proteins encoded by one window of Arachis ipaensis cultivar K30076 chromosome B04, Araip1.1, whole genome shotgun sequence:
- the LOC110270932 gene encoding uncharacterized protein LOC110270932 isoform X2 — protein MAYCRRPSVCLASLVLQVFNPCSLSPIAAASSSSASVVFVCSAALPPPFVCRSRPRVRSTVVFVRVLRRSSLLGVYLSRSLAVHRSGSHSRSSGSHVALLQTLRPTRALHLAVELLSFVAEIL, from the exons A TGGCATACTGCCGCCGTCCGTCCGTCTGTCTAGCTTCCCTCgtgctccaagtcttcaacccctgttcgctgtcaccgatcgcagctgcttcctcgagctcagcgtccgtcgtctttgtctgctcagccgCGCTTCCGCCGCCGTTTGTTTGCCGTTCACGTCCGCGTGTTCGTTCAACCGTCGTCTTCGTTCGCGTTCTTCGCCGTTCAAGTTTGCTCGGCGTTTACCTTTCGCGTTCACTCGCCGTTCACCGTTCGGGTTCTCATTCGCgttcgtctggaagccacgttgctctgcttcaaactctgcgaccaacccgcgcgctccacctagccgtcgaactgctctcttttgtcgcc GAAATTCTTTGA
- the LOC110270932 gene encoding uncharacterized protein LOC110270932 isoform X1 encodes MAYCRRPSVCLASLVLQVFNPCSLSPIAAASSSSASVVFVCSAALPPPFVCRSRPRVRSTVVFVRVLRRSSLLGVYLSRSLAVHRSGSHSRSSGSHVALLQTLRPTRALHLAVELLSFVAAEIL; translated from the exons A TGGCATACTGCCGCCGTCCGTCCGTCTGTCTAGCTTCCCTCgtgctccaagtcttcaacccctgttcgctgtcaccgatcgcagctgcttcctcgagctcagcgtccgtcgtctttgtctgctcagccgCGCTTCCGCCGCCGTTTGTTTGCCGTTCACGTCCGCGTGTTCGTTCAACCGTCGTCTTCGTTCGCGTTCTTCGCCGTTCAAGTTTGCTCGGCGTTTACCTTTCGCGTTCACTCGCCGTTCACCGTTCGGGTTCTCATTCGCgttcgtctggaagccacgttgctctgcttcaaactctgcgaccaacccgcgcgctccacctagccgtcgaactgctctcttttgtcgccgcc GAAATTCTTTGA